One Microvirga thermotolerans DNA window includes the following coding sequences:
- a CDS encoding UTP--glucose-1-phosphate uridylyltransferase, whose translation MKRIRKAVLPVAGLGTRFLPATKAVPKEMLCVVDRPVVQHVVDDARAAGIEHFVFVTGRNKAVIEDHFDIAYELNQTLESRGKTKELEALAKDQFAAGRTSFTRQQEPLGLGHAVWCAREIVGDEPFAVILPDMLSRGSMAQMIAAYEKHGGNIIAVEEVPPDQTHQYGIVSVGQEFGQTFEITGMVEKPPKGTAPSNYIISGRYILQPEIFDLLSTQERGAGNEIQLTDSMIRLMNDQPFFGMKYQGRTYDTGSKIGFLMANVAYALEREDLGPDFRRELEALLRQK comes from the coding sequence ATGAAGCGTATCCGTAAAGCAGTCCTGCCCGTCGCCGGCCTCGGCACCCGTTTCCTGCCGGCCACCAAGGCCGTTCCGAAGGAGATGCTCTGCGTGGTGGACCGCCCCGTCGTGCAGCACGTGGTGGACGACGCCCGCGCCGCCGGCATCGAGCACTTCGTCTTCGTGACCGGCCGGAACAAGGCCGTGATCGAGGATCACTTCGACATCGCCTACGAGCTGAACCAGACCCTGGAGAGCCGGGGCAAGACGAAGGAGCTGGAGGCCCTGGCGAAGGACCAGTTCGCCGCCGGCCGCACGAGCTTCACCCGCCAGCAGGAGCCCCTCGGCCTCGGGCACGCGGTGTGGTGCGCCCGGGAGATCGTCGGGGACGAGCCCTTCGCCGTGATCCTGCCGGACATGCTCAGCCGCGGCTCCATGGCGCAGATGATCGCGGCCTACGAGAAGCATGGCGGCAACATCATCGCCGTCGAGGAGGTGCCTCCGGACCAGACCCACCAGTACGGCATCGTCTCGGTGGGGCAGGAATTCGGCCAGACCTTCGAGATCACCGGCATGGTCGAGAAGCCGCCGAAGGGAACCGCCCCCTCCAACTACATCATCTCCGGCCGCTACATCCTCCAGCCGGAGATCTTCGACCTGCTCTCCACCCAGGAGCGGGGCGCGGGCAACGAGATCCAGCTGACCGACTCGATGATCCGCCTCATGAACGACCAGCCCTTCTTCGGCATGAAGTACCAGGGCAGGACCTACGACACGGGCTCGAAGATCGGCTTCCTCATGGCCAACGTGGCCTATGCCCTCGAAAGGGAGGACCTGGGCCCGGACTTCCGCCGGGAGCTCGAGGCGCTGCTGCGCCAAAAGTGA
- the hemH gene encoding ferrochelatase, which translates to MNETVKLADLRQGVRPVDHPPVRAGRIGVLLLNLGTPEGTTYWPMRRYLKEFLSDRRVIETPRLLWWPILNLIILTTRPSRKGRDYATIWNKALDEGPLKTITRAQAQDLARHLKGIAGDRISVDWAMRYGKPEIRERIQALLDEGCDRILLVPLYPQYSAATSATACDHAFRALMEMRWQPTVRVSPPYHDDPVYIDAVVSSMKRELEKLPFEPEVILVSFHGVPKEYLLKGDPYHCHCVKTWRLMREAFGWPADRFRMSFQSRFGTAEWLQPYTDKTVQALAESGVKRLAIVAPGFSADCLETLEELDGENREIFMHHGGEQFAYLPCLNDSEEGMRVIRHIAERELQGWI; encoded by the coding sequence ATGAACGAAACAGTGAAGCTTGCCGATCTCCGCCAGGGCGTGCGCCCGGTGGACCACCCGCCGGTCAGGGCGGGTCGCATCGGGGTGCTGCTTCTCAACCTCGGCACGCCGGAGGGCACGACCTACTGGCCGATGCGGCGCTACCTGAAGGAGTTCCTCTCCGACCGCCGGGTCATCGAGACCCCCCGGCTCCTGTGGTGGCCGATCCTGAACCTCATCATCCTGACCACTCGCCCCTCGCGGAAGGGCCGCGACTACGCGACGATCTGGAACAAGGCGCTCGACGAGGGGCCGCTCAAGACCATCACCCGCGCCCAGGCCCAGGACCTCGCCCGGCACCTGAAAGGCATCGCCGGCGACAGGATCTCGGTGGATTGGGCGATGCGCTACGGCAAGCCCGAGATCCGCGAGCGCATCCAGGCGCTGCTCGACGAGGGCTGCGACCGCATCCTCCTCGTGCCGCTCTATCCGCAATATTCCGCCGCCACGTCGGCGACCGCCTGCGACCATGCCTTCCGCGCCCTGATGGAGATGCGCTGGCAGCCGACGGTCCGGGTCTCGCCGCCCTACCACGACGATCCGGTCTATATCGACGCGGTGGTCTCCTCCATGAAGCGGGAGCTGGAGAAGCTCCCCTTCGAGCCCGAGGTCATCCTGGTGTCCTTCCACGGCGTGCCGAAGGAATACCTCCTGAAGGGCGACCCCTATCACTGCCATTGCGTGAAGACCTGGCGTCTCATGCGGGAGGCGTTCGGCTGGCCGGCGGACCGGTTCCGCATGAGCTTCCAGTCCCGCTTCGGCACGGCGGAATGGCTGCAGCCCTACACGGACAAGACGGTTCAGGCGCTGGCGGAAAGCGGGGTCAAGCGCCTCGCCATCGTCGCGCCGGGCTTCTCCGCCGACTGCCTCGAAACCCTCGAGGAGCTCGACGGCGAGAACCGCGAGATCTTCATGCACCACGGGGGCGAGCAGTTCGCGTACCTTCCGTGCCTCAACGACAGCGAGGAGGGCATGCGGGTGATCCGCCATATCGCGGAGCGGGAGCTCCAGGGCTGGATCTGA
- a CDS encoding SGNH/GDSL hydrolase family protein encodes MRTRILLRLLLPVLPLLLAGAGSAWAQPVYPYPPPGYGPPPGYGQPQRQRDLRAYPPGYYPGKLVQPAQPQPGFSLRRLFGVPDEPPQAYKPAVRPRRPAPPPVTVTRQEKPKPNAATQVVVFGDALAGSVGQGIADLYADSDDVAVVRKTKEDGGLLRSEPEEWPKFIREVLDGGQKASLAVVMIGARDRVSVKDQAGDHEPLSPAWREAYRQRADAVLRVFRERGIPVVWVGLPPMKSEDASEDLLAMNEIFRESVQRNGGAYVDIWPGFVDEDNRYTATGPDVNGQPAKLRGSDGVSFTKAGARKLAHFADAEIKRIIAASQAGTASAALPPPTGTPADPAQPGSIEASLPAPPEAAPPVPLPSKPLVGPVLPLNRPEVAPGGTLVTARPRLAGDQAYPIRRTLREGIPPSSRPGRADDFRWPQ; translated from the coding sequence ATGCGAACGAGAATCCTGCTTCGCCTGCTGCTTCCGGTCCTGCCGCTCCTCCTGGCCGGCGCCGGTTCCGCCTGGGCGCAGCCCGTCTACCCCTATCCCCCGCCCGGCTACGGTCCTCCCCCCGGCTATGGGCAGCCGCAGCGCCAGAGGGACCTGCGCGCCTACCCGCCCGGATACTATCCCGGCAAGCTCGTCCAGCCGGCGCAGCCGCAGCCGGGCTTCAGCCTGAGGCGGCTGTTCGGCGTGCCCGACGAACCGCCGCAGGCCTACAAGCCGGCCGTGCGTCCGCGCCGTCCCGCTCCCCCGCCCGTCACCGTGACGCGTCAGGAGAAGCCGAAGCCCAACGCGGCCACCCAGGTGGTGGTGTTCGGCGACGCGCTCGCCGGCTCGGTGGGCCAGGGCATCGCCGACCTCTATGCGGATTCCGACGACGTCGCCGTCGTCCGCAAGACGAAGGAGGACGGCGGCCTCCTGCGCTCCGAGCCGGAGGAGTGGCCGAAATTCATCCGGGAGGTTCTCGACGGCGGACAGAAGGCCAGCCTCGCGGTGGTGATGATCGGCGCCAGGGACCGCGTTTCGGTCAAGGATCAGGCCGGCGACCACGAGCCGCTCTCGCCCGCCTGGCGCGAGGCCTACCGCCAGCGGGCCGACGCGGTCCTGCGCGTGTTCAGGGAGCGCGGGATTCCGGTGGTGTGGGTCGGCCTGCCTCCCATGAAGAGCGAGGACGCGTCGGAGGACCTGCTGGCGATGAACGAGATCTTCCGCGAGAGCGTCCAGCGCAACGGCGGCGCCTATGTGGACATCTGGCCCGGCTTCGTGGACGAGGACAACCGCTACACCGCGACGGGCCCTGACGTGAACGGCCAGCCCGCCAAGCTGCGCGGGAGCGACGGCGTGTCCTTCACCAAGGCGGGGGCGCGCAAGCTTGCGCATTTCGCCGATGCGGAGATCAAGCGGATCATCGCCGCAAGCCAGGCCGGCACCGCGAGCGCGGCCCTGCCGCCGCCCACGGGCACGCCCGCGGACCCCGCGCAGCCGGGCTCCATCGAGGCTTCGCTGCCGGCCCCGCCGGAGGCCGCCCCTCCCGTGCCGCTGCCGTCGAAGCCGCTCGTCGGCCCCGTCCTGCCCCTGAACCGCCCGGAGGTGGCGCCCGGCGGCACCCTGGTCACCGCGAGGCCCAGGCTGGCCGGGGACCAGGCCTATCCGATCCGGCGGACCCTGCGGGAGGGCATCCCGCCGAGTTCGCGCCCGGGCCGTGCCGACGACTTCCGCTGGCCGCAATAG
- a CDS encoding lytic murein transglycosylase — MQKPSRPARRLVCAALLLGLALSPGRDWALPPAQAQAQGGFQAFVQSLWPQARARGVSRATFEAAFRGVEPDSKIVALTRKQSEFVRPIWDYIEGSVSAQRLERGRQMAAEWSRTLDMVERTYGVPRSVVLGVWGMETNFGSFTGSIYVIRALATLAYTRYRGDFFKDELLTALQILENDHIDRDKMLGSWAGAMGQTQFMPSSFMKFAVDGNRDGVRDIWTSVPDALASTANYLRQQGWEPGLPWGFEVKLPKGFDYRNLRLGFSSWAALGVRRMDGQPFPRSGEAALFLPAGADGPSFLVTDNYDVIKSYNSSDAYAMGVVHLGDRIMGAGPIRAAWPKDKPLLDKDQREELQKHLAGLGLYRGDADGKLGSKTREAVRNFQLARGLVPDGYADLAVLRELRAAR; from the coding sequence ATGCAGAAGCCTTCCCGACCGGCGCGCCGCCTTGTCTGCGCTGCTCTCCTCCTGGGCCTCGCCCTTTCCCCCGGCCGGGACTGGGCTCTCCCCCCGGCGCAGGCCCAGGCCCAGGGCGGCTTCCAGGCCTTCGTCCAGAGCCTGTGGCCCCAGGCCCGGGCGCGCGGCGTGTCCCGCGCCACCTTCGAGGCCGCCTTCCGGGGCGTGGAGCCCGATTCCAAGATCGTCGCCCTGACCCGCAAGCAGTCCGAGTTCGTCCGCCCGATCTGGGACTACATCGAGGGTTCCGTGTCCGCGCAGCGCCTCGAGCGGGGCCGGCAGATGGCGGCGGAGTGGTCGCGCACCCTCGACATGGTGGAGCGGACCTACGGCGTTCCCCGCTCCGTCGTCCTCGGCGTCTGGGGGATGGAGACCAATTTCGGCAGCTTCACCGGCTCCATCTACGTGATTCGCGCCCTCGCGACCCTGGCCTATACCCGCTACCGGGGCGACTTCTTCAAGGACGAGCTCCTGACCGCGCTCCAGATCCTGGAGAACGACCACATCGACCGGGACAAGATGCTCGGCTCCTGGGCGGGGGCCATGGGCCAGACCCAGTTCATGCCCTCGAGCTTCATGAAGTTCGCCGTGGACGGCAACCGGGACGGCGTCCGCGACATCTGGACATCGGTGCCCGACGCCCTGGCCTCCACCGCCAACTACCTGCGGCAGCAGGGCTGGGAGCCCGGACTGCCCTGGGGTTTCGAGGTCAAGCTGCCGAAGGGGTTCGATTACCGCAACCTGCGGCTGGGCTTTTCGAGCTGGGCGGCCCTGGGCGTCCGCCGCATGGACGGCCAGCCGTTCCCTCGTTCGGGGGAGGCCGCTCTCTTCCTGCCCGCCGGGGCCGACGGGCCGAGCTTCCTGGTCACCGACAACTACGACGTGATCAAGTCCTACAATTCGTCGGACGCCTATGCGATGGGCGTCGTCCATCTGGGGGACAGGATCATGGGCGCCGGGCCGATCCGCGCCGCCTGGCCCAAGGACAAGCCCCTCCTCGACAAGGACCAGCGCGAGGAGCTCCAGAAGCATCTCGCGGGCCTCGGCCTCTACCGGGGCGACGCCGACGGCAAGCTCGGGTCCAAGACCCGCGAGGCCGTCAGGAACTTCCAGCTCGCGCGGGGTTTGGTCCCGGACGGCTACGCCGACCTCGCCGTCCTGCGCGAATTGCGCGCGGCCCGCTGA
- a CDS encoding KpsF/GutQ family sugar-phosphate isomerase: MALAQPTSPSSPDRAVDSALRTLVTERDGLTALIDAIGNGLGPVFTAAVERIAAARGRVIVTGMGKSGHVARKIAATLASTGTPAHYVHPAEASHGDLGMVQPEDVIVALSWSGEATELADIIAYAKRFRVALIALTSSETSTLGRAADICLAMPKAAEACPNGLAPTTSTTMQLALGDALAIALLEKRGFTAEHFRVFHPGGKLGARLKLVRDVMHRNERLPIVGIEARMDEAIEEIGRKGFGSVIVVNPDGTLAGIVTDGDLRRNLRPDLWTLPVTAVMTRTPRTIAPDDLLASALEIQESSKITALIVVENRRPVGLVHYLDLLRAGAA; this comes from the coding sequence ATGGCACTCGCGCAACCGACCTCCCCCTCCTCCCCCGACCGGGCCGTCGACTCGGCCCTCCGCACCCTCGTGACCGAGCGGGACGGCCTGACCGCCCTGATCGACGCCATCGGCAACGGCCTCGGCCCCGTCTTCACGGCGGCGGTCGAGCGGATCGCCGCGGCCCGCGGCCGGGTGATCGTGACCGGCATGGGCAAGTCCGGCCATGTGGCCCGCAAGATCGCGGCGACCCTCGCATCGACGGGCACGCCCGCCCACTACGTCCATCCGGCGGAGGCGAGCCACGGCGATCTCGGCATGGTGCAGCCGGAGGACGTCATCGTCGCCCTGTCCTGGTCCGGCGAGGCGACCGAGCTTGCGGACATCATCGCCTACGCGAAGCGTTTCCGGGTGGCGCTGATCGCGCTGACCTCGAGCGAGACCTCGACCCTGGGCCGCGCCGCCGACATCTGCCTCGCCATGCCGAAGGCCGCCGAGGCCTGCCCGAACGGACTCGCGCCGACGACCTCGACCACGATGCAGCTCGCCCTGGGCGACGCGCTCGCCATCGCCCTCCTGGAGAAGCGCGGCTTCACCGCGGAGCACTTCCGGGTCTTCCATCCGGGGGGAAAGCTCGGCGCGCGCCTCAAGCTCGTCCGGGACGTCATGCACAGGAACGAGCGCCTGCCCATCGTCGGCATCGAGGCGCGCATGGACGAGGCCATCGAGGAGATCGGCCGCAAGGGCTTCGGCTCGGTGATCGTGGTCAACCCGGACGGCACCCTCGCCGGCATCGTCACGGACGGCGACCTGCGGCGCAACCTCCGGCCGGACCTGTGGACCCTGCCCGTCACGGCGGTGATGACCAGGACCCCGCGCACCATCGCCCCCGACGACCTGCTCGCCTCGGCCCTGGAGATCCAGGAAAGCTCCAAGATCACCGCCCTGATCGTCGTCGAGAACCGCCGGCCGGTCGGCCTCGTGCATTATCTCGACCTGCTGCGGGCGGGCGCGGCATAG
- a CDS encoding SPFH domain-containing protein, protein MGIRTVPQGYAYTVERFGRYARTLSPGLGLIVPYIEQIGKKVNVMEQVLDVPSQEAFTRDNAGVTIDAVAFFQVLDAARASYEVSNLNQALLMLTMTNIRTVVGSMDLDELLSHRDEINERLLRVVDAAASPWGAKVTRVEIKDIVPPADLAGAMARQMKAEREKRAAVLEAEGLRQAEILRAEGQKQAQILAAEGRREAAFRDAEARERQAEAEAKATAMVSGAIADGNLAAANFLVAEKYVEALRALATAPNQKVVIVPIEAAGLAGTLGGIAEITKSVFGEGGGAAARPARSVPTVVGGAERP, encoded by the coding sequence ATGGGGATCAGGACCGTTCCGCAGGGCTATGCCTACACCGTCGAACGCTTCGGACGCTATGCGCGGACCCTGAGCCCCGGCCTCGGCCTGATCGTGCCCTACATCGAGCAGATCGGCAAAAAGGTGAACGTCATGGAGCAGGTGCTCGACGTTCCGAGCCAGGAGGCGTTCACCCGCGACAACGCGGGCGTCACCATCGACGCGGTGGCCTTCTTCCAGGTGCTCGACGCCGCCCGCGCCTCCTACGAGGTCTCGAACCTCAACCAGGCGCTGCTCATGCTGACGATGACCAACATCCGCACGGTCGTCGGCTCCATGGACCTCGATGAGCTCCTGTCCCACCGGGACGAGATCAACGAACGGCTCCTGCGCGTCGTCGACGCGGCGGCCTCGCCCTGGGGCGCCAAGGTCACCCGCGTCGAGATCAAGGACATCGTGCCGCCCGCGGACCTTGCCGGCGCCATGGCGCGGCAGATGAAGGCGGAGCGGGAGAAGCGGGCCGCCGTGCTCGAGGCGGAGGGCCTGCGGCAGGCGGAGATCCTGCGCGCCGAGGGCCAGAAGCAGGCGCAGATCCTGGCGGCGGAGGGGCGCAGGGAGGCCGCCTTCCGCGACGCGGAGGCCCGCGAGCGGCAGGCCGAGGCCGAGGCCAAGGCGACCGCCATGGTGAGCGGCGCCATCGCGGACGGCAACCTCGCCGCGGCCAACTTCCTGGTGGCCGAGAAATACGTGGAGGCCCTGCGGGCGCTCGCCACCGCTCCCAACCAGAAGGTGGTGATCGTCCCCATCGAGGCGGCGGGCCTCGCCGGAACCCTGGGCGGCATTGCCGAGATCACGAAATCCGTGTTCGGCGAGGGCGGCGGCGCGGCTGCCCGGCCCGCGCGCAGCGTGCCCACCGTCGTCGGCGGGGCGGAGCGCCCATGA
- a CDS encoding NfeD family protein: MIADAIRSLGPWAWIVLGLALVGVELLAPGVFFIWLGLAALATGLLDAVLDLSWQASALLFAMLCVVAVLAGRALTRPRLQPDTTADFLNRRGQALVGRVFVLETPIKDGEGRIRVDDTSWRVTGADRFAGARVRVVRVEGATLVVDDP, from the coding sequence ATGATCGCCGACGCCATCCGAAGCCTCGGGCCCTGGGCCTGGATCGTCCTCGGCCTTGCCCTCGTGGGGGTGGAACTCCTCGCCCCCGGCGTCTTCTTCATCTGGCTGGGGCTCGCGGCCCTGGCGACCGGGCTGCTCGACGCGGTGCTCGACCTGTCGTGGCAGGCCTCCGCCCTGCTCTTCGCCATGCTCTGCGTCGTGGCGGTGCTGGCCGGCCGGGCTCTCACCCGCCCGCGCCTGCAGCCGGACACGACCGCTGATTTCCTCAACCGCCGCGGGCAGGCCCTCGTGGGCCGCGTCTTCGTTCTCGAAACGCCGATCAAGGACGGGGAGGGACGCATCCGGGTGGACGACACCTCCTGGCGCGTCACCGGCGCGGACCGTTTCGCCGGCGCCAGGGTCCGCGTCGTGCGTGTCGAGGGCGCGACGCTCGTGGTGGACGATCCCTAG
- a CDS encoding methyl-accepting chemotaxis protein: MHVLRSLSIRARLIGAFSFLVLLLVALGLLGLRGLERINAQTAEIADDWLVSTQRIGVLNADVREFQTVVLRHMLADSEEAQEIEDGLAWRINNIADGIFSYEKTITRAEDRKQFDEFKKLWNQYEKEARTVLDFSRNGEVAKAREHNAQKAVPVAEQIGSVLTRLTKWNRDGAEAARAEAAAVYAATEKLTLGVLVAGTLVAIGLAALLIRSISRGIAAVTRPMGLLAEGDLSAAIPFRGQRTELGTIADAVQVFKDALIAKREADEAAALEADAKVRRAQRLDEIMRRFEANVSSLTAGLAGAATQMEATAQGMSAIADETNRQSVSVASAAGQTSANVQTVAAATEELSISVREIASQVNQSSQIAEKAVADAQRTNATVQALAETAERIGNVVALINTIAGQTNLLALNATIEAARAGEAGKGFAVVASEVKELANQTARATEEISAQIGSVQQATRDAVGAIDGIGRTIAQMSQISTGIAAAMEEQGAATAEIARNVQEAARGTEQVTASIGSVQAGAGETGAAASQVLGAAQELARQSENLSREVADFLTDVKAA, translated from the coding sequence ATGCACGTCCTTCGATCGCTTTCCATTCGCGCCAGGCTGATCGGCGCCTTCTCCTTCCTCGTCCTGCTCCTCGTTGCCCTCGGTCTGCTCGGCCTGCGCGGCCTCGAGCGGATCAACGCGCAGACCGCCGAGATCGCGGACGACTGGCTCGTGTCCACGCAGCGTATCGGCGTCCTCAACGCCGACGTGCGCGAGTTCCAGACGGTGGTGCTGCGCCACATGCTGGCCGACAGCGAGGAGGCGCAGGAGATCGAGGATGGGCTCGCCTGGCGCATCAACAACATCGCCGACGGGATCTTCTCCTACGAGAAGACGATCACGCGGGCCGAGGACCGGAAGCAGTTCGACGAGTTCAAGAAGCTCTGGAACCAGTACGAGAAGGAGGCCAGGACGGTCCTCGACTTCTCCCGCAACGGCGAGGTCGCCAAGGCCCGCGAGCACAATGCGCAGAAGGCCGTTCCCGTCGCCGAGCAGATCGGCTCGGTCCTGACCCGGCTGACCAAATGGAACCGCGACGGCGCCGAGGCGGCCCGCGCCGAGGCGGCCGCCGTCTATGCCGCAACGGAAAAGCTGACCCTCGGGGTCCTGGTGGCGGGAACGCTCGTCGCCATCGGGCTGGCGGCGCTGCTGATCCGGTCGATCTCGCGGGGGATTGCAGCGGTCACGCGGCCGATGGGCCTCCTCGCCGAAGGCGACCTTTCCGCCGCCATCCCCTTCCGCGGCCAGCGGACGGAGCTCGGCACCATCGCGGACGCCGTGCAGGTGTTCAAGGATGCGCTCATCGCGAAGCGCGAGGCCGACGAGGCGGCCGCTCTCGAGGCCGACGCGAAGGTGCGCCGCGCCCAGAGGCTCGACGAGATCATGCGCCGCTTCGAGGCGAACGTGTCCTCCCTCACCGCGGGCCTCGCGGGCGCCGCGACGCAGATGGAGGCGACGGCGCAGGGGATGTCGGCGATTGCGGACGAGACCAACCGGCAGTCGGTGAGCGTCGCCTCGGCGGCCGGGCAGACCTCCGCCAACGTGCAGACGGTGGCCGCCGCCACGGAGGAGCTCTCCATCTCGGTGCGCGAGATCGCGTCCCAGGTGAACCAGTCCTCGCAGATCGCCGAGAAGGCGGTGGCGGACGCGCAGCGCACCAATGCCACCGTCCAGGCGCTCGCCGAGACGGCGGAGAGGATCGGCAACGTGGTCGCGCTCATCAACACCATCGCCGGTCAGACCAACCTGCTCGCCCTCAACGCCACCATCGAGGCGGCCCGCGCCGGCGAGGCGGGCAAGGGCTTCGCCGTGGTGGCGAGCGAGGTCAAGGAGCTCGCCAACCAGACCGCCCGGGCGACGGAGGAGATCTCGGCCCAGATCGGGTCCGTACAGCAGGCGACCCGGGACGCCGTCGGCGCCATCGACGGGATCGGCCGCACCATCGCGCAGATGTCGCAGATCTCCACCGGCATCGCCGCCGCCATGGAGGAGCAGGGCGCGGCGACGGCGGAGATCGCGCGCAACGTGCAGGAGGCCGCCCGCGGCACCGAGCAGGTGACGGCGAGCATCGGCAGCGTGCAGGCGGGCGCGGGCGAAACGGGGGCCGCGGCGAGCCAGGTCCTCGGCGCGGCGCAGGAGCTGGCGCGCCAGTCCGAGAACCTGAGCCGCGAGGTGGCCGACTTCCTCACGGACGTGAAGGCGGCGTGA